The proteins below are encoded in one region of Nilaparvata lugens isolate BPH chromosome X, ASM1435652v1, whole genome shotgun sequence:
- the LOC111045519 gene encoding uncharacterized protein LOC111045519, whose protein sequence is MLSSRRDFFFRLLTHGCYSKNDRVWHTYNLITIWEHVLLLGEKFEFFSPCGTLSLARVWNRERNECYINTSDERKITIYIRDNRDFTHTHEMSSPSFILPDSPPPQHVLNYWQRKAAESCASSSAAAASAPASTAPAPHRPTSPGGEMVIPDSPIQRLRPAATWAPRRAVLTTLSNNIRQRQAKRKLDFEEGEVSGEEDSVLPQSKKRMLDEDSSLVPLIKEAELGFVELVNKPLPKPWVPLRELEEDQPYRIVSAREHTNQHGRRIILKIINAGSKCEVYLPQRFASCIDAGKIREFNETCKNYVLVVTHKCPNWTDIKIVKA, encoded by the exons ATGCTAagttctagacgagattttttttttcgtcttctaacacatggatgctattcgaaaaatgatcgtgtgtggcatacttacaatctgataacgatctgggagcacgtgttgttgttgggggagaaattcgaatttttttcgccttgtggcacgctctcgctcgcacgtgtctggaacagagagagaaacgaatGCTATATAAACACGAGCGATGAGAGGAAAATCACCATTTACATCAGAGACAACAGAgacttcacacacacacacgagaTGAGTTCGCCGTCCTTTATCCTGCCGGATAGCCCGCCTCCGCAGCATGTGCTAAACTACTGGCAGCGCAAAGCTGCCGAGTCCTGTGCCAGCTCTTCTGCTGCTGCCGCCTCCGCTCCTGCCTCCACTGCACCCGCTCCACACCGTCCGACATCACCAGGGGGCGAGATGGTGATTCCGGACAGCCCCATCCAACGCTTGCGTCCAGCAGCTACGTGGGCTCCGCGGCGTGCTGTGTTGACGACGCTGTCGAACAACATCAGGCAGAGGCAGGCGAAGAGGAAACTCGACTTCGAGGAGGGTGAAGTCAGCGGCGAAGAGGATAGCGTGCTCcctcaatcaaag aaacgtatGCTGGATGAGGACTCCTCTCTCGTACCCTTAATAAAGGAGGCTGAATTGGGCTTTGTAGAACTCGTTAACAAACCACTACCCAAGCCATGGGTCCCGTTGCGCGAGTTAGAGGAGGATCAACCATACCGCATCGTGTCCGCGAGGGAGCACACAAACCAGCATGGCCGacgcataattttgaaaataatcaatgcaggaagcaaatgcgAGGTGTATCTACCTCAAAGATTCGCTTCCTGCATTGATGCGGGAAAAATTCGGGAATTCAACGAAACGTGTAAAAATTATGTGTTAGTAGTTACGCATAAGTGCCCAAATtggacagatataaaaattgttaaagcttaa